The genomic DNA TTATAAAGCCTATTTTATATATAAATTTATTCAAAAATTTTAAAAATAATAAATATTAAAATTATTATTTGATTTTCATGATTACAATTACAAAAAAAGAGGAAGTAGTTTTAAATCAAATAAAAATTTATCATCTTGAGTATCCTGATGGAATTCCATTGTCTGTTTTAAAAGATGAAACAGGTTTTTTCGAGTATAATCTTGTTCAAATTCTAAAAACATTAGATAGTAAGGAATTAATAAAATTCGATGGAAATGTTGCTAAACTGCTGGACATTGAAAAAGAAGTCAATGCCGTTAATTCCAAGGAAGATGTTGAAAAGGTTGAATTAAATATTAAAGAACAGGAATCATATAATCTCATAAAAGAGCTTGTTGATGATAACAACATTGTCTCCAAATATATTTTGGAGGGTAATTTGTTATATGGGGATTTGAAACTCAGCAATTTCAAAATGTTTCATATACTATTGTCTTTGCAGAATAAGGGTCTTCTAAAGTCAATAAAAAAGGAAGATGGAGAATATTATTTGCTAGTTTCTTAAAAACTCCAGAATTCTCTTTATAACAGCTTCTCTATTGCTTTTTATCAGAACATCGTGTTTCACATAGTCATATAATGCGATGTCACTTTTATTTATTCTTTCACACATCAGCAATGAGTTTTCACAGGGAACCAGGTCGTCTTCCCTTGCAGCTATTATTAGGGTTTTGCAGTTTATTCTTTTAATTTTATCAAGCTCGTTGTATTGGGCGGAGCCATATAGTACTTTTCTCAAATCCTCAGTATTTTCAGTTGAGGCTTTCAATTCTTTAACCTTATTCAACTTATCGATATTTTCCTCAATAATTTCTTTCGGCATGACATATGGGATAATAACATCAAAGAAAGTTTCATAGGATTTTTTCAAGGCCTTGTTCAATTCTTTAAACTTGGCTATGATGTGATCATTATGTGAAGCGAATGTTGAGATTAAGACTAATGACTTTACAAGCTTAGGATTGTTTAATGCGATGTCCATTGCAACGCTTCCCCCAAGTGAAAATCCGATAACGTGGCATTTTTCAATGTATAGCTTTTTTAAAAGTTCGGCAATATCTCTTGCAAGCAGATGGTTATCAACATTTTTTTCTCCAATCGGTGTTTTTCCATGTCCTCTTAAATCTATTCTAATGACTGTAAAATATTTTTTAAGTACTTTAGTGGTATGATCCCAGTAATGGAGGTCATCTGAAAAACCATGTATTAAAACAACTGGAAATCCATGGCCGTCAATCTCAAAATTCATTTTGTTGTCGTTAACTTCTATGAATGTCATTATATCGTCCCTATTTTTTCTTTATTGAGTATTAACAATTTGGTAATTTATCATAAGTTTTATATATGTATTAAAATTTAATATATAATTATTAATATTTAAAAGGTTTTTTTTATGATGAGAATAAGTATGTCATTACCTAAAAAGTTATTAGCCGATTTTGATGAGGTTTTAAAAGAAAGAGGTTATCAGTCTCGTTCTAAAGGGATAAGGGATGCTCTTCAAGATTATATTGTAAGATATCAATGGATGAATGAAATGGAAGGGGAAAGAATTGGTGTCATTACAATAATTTATGACCATCATTACACTGGAGTAATGGAGGAATTGGCAGAAATCCAACACAGTTTCAGAGATGAAATAATTACAAGTATGCATATTCACATGACAGATAAGTATTGTATGGAAATTATCATCGTCAGTGGAGATATACAAAATATCAGGGAATTAACTGAAAGGATGATGAGGCTCAAGGGCGTAGAACATGTAAAGCTTACCAGTACTGCAAATGGTGAGGATTTCAAGGAACCCGACTCTCATGGTCATGGCCACATGCATTATCATTGAACATGAAATTCAAAACTACTCCTTATCATTACAATCTATTGAAGGATGAGGAAAGACTGTCAGTTTTTTATGA from Methanobrevibacter sp. includes the following:
- a CDS encoding alpha/beta fold hydrolase, which encodes MTFIEVNDNKMNFEIDGHGFPVVLIHGFSDDLHYWDHTTKVLKKYFTVIRIDLRGHGKTPIGEKNVDNHLLARDIAELLKKLYIEKCHVIGFSLGGSVAMDIALNNPKLVKSLVLISTFASHNDHIIAKFKELNKALKKSYETFFDVIIPYVMPKEIIEENIDKLNKVKELKASTENTEDLRKVLYGSAQYNELDKIKRINCKTLIIAAREDDLVPCENSLLMCERINKSDIALYDYVKHDVLIKSNREAVIKRILEFLRN
- the nikR gene encoding nickel-responsive transcriptional regulator NikR codes for the protein MMRISMSLPKKLLADFDEVLKERGYQSRSKGIRDALQDYIVRYQWMNEMEGERIGVITIIYDHHYTGVMEELAEIQHSFRDEIITSMHIHMTDKYCMEIIIVSGDIQNIRELTERMMRLKGVEHVKLTSTANGEDFKEPDSHGHGHMHYH